One Fusobacterium nucleatum genomic window carries:
- a CDS encoding stress response protein NST1: MKKLLMMLFLFLISIFSYAEKTAEEIMSDLREKEQEKIKQQEEVKKQKQTTQAKIEKEAEELMEAKRKELISEPLVDKFYRSENKVEASKKALEIGKSRMSFIKVQEDLKGETEDTLTGKYGNTYDKFEENSKKMQEILEERKKIQEQLRQLDELEKKVKN; the protein is encoded by the coding sequence ATGAAAAAGCTATTAATGATGTTATTTTTATTTTTGATATCAATTTTTTCTTATGCAGAAAAGACTGCTGAAGAAATAATGAGCGATCTCAGAGAAAAAGAACAAGAAAAAATAAAACAACAAGAGGAGGTGAAAAAACAAAAACAAACTACACAAGCTAAAATAGAAAAAGAAGCAGAAGAACTTATGGAAGCTAAAAGGAAAGAGCTTATTTCTGAACCTTTGGTAGATAAATTTTATCGTTCAGAAAATAAAGTAGAGGCTTCTAAAAAAGCATTAGAAATTGGTAAAAGTAGAATGTCATTTATTAAAGTACAAGAGGATTTAAAAGGAGAAACTGAAGATACTCTTACTGGAAAATATGGCAATACATATGATAAATTTGAAGAAAATTCAAAAAAAATGCAAGAAATTTTAGAAGAAAGAAAAAAAATTCAAGAACAATTAAGGCAACTTGATGAATTAGAAAAAAAAGTTAAAAATTAG
- a CDS encoding transposase, whose translation MEIIKDEKNKTYDEKINIPRYKKIYNLVEYNNQVISKKKLKQGYIGTDKMKQGIKIANRHKVLDCKCFRIYNKNDKILCELIYEKKIEQVKKNDRVASIDIGLENLFTIAFNYNKKGISIKGTKLKAINQYFNKEKARLQSMLPNKQYVSKFINQLLYKRTEQLRNYIGYYTNKLIEILRTERISKLVVGYNKGWKQEINIGSKNNQSFVNIPFKKILDILRYKLDDNGIEYKEQEESYTSKASYLDNDEIPIYKEETNEIKFSGRRIKRGIYKSKQGKIINADLNGALNILKKSGEKLIEELEYLRFDNICSGIIEL comes from the coding sequence TTGGAAATTATTAAAGATGAAAAAAACAAAACTTATGATGAGAAAATTAATATACCTAGATACAAAAAAATATATAACCTAGTAGAATACAATAATCAAGTAATATCTAAAAAGAAATTAAAACAAGGATATATTGGAACTGATAAGATGAAACAAGGAATTAAAATTGCTAATAGACATAAGGTTTTAGATTGTAAATGCTTTAGAATATACAATAAGAATGATAAGATACTATGCGAACTAATATATGAAAAAAAGATAGAACAAGTTAAAAAGAATGATAGAGTAGCAAGTATAGATATTGGATTAGAAAATTTATTTACAATAGCTTTTAATTATAATAAAAAAGGAATATCAATAAAAGGAACTAAATTAAAAGCAATCAATCAATATTTTAATAAGGAAAAAGCTAGACTACAATCAATGTTACCTAATAAACAATATGTTTCTAAGTTTATAAATCAACTACTATATAAAAGAACAGAACAACTTAGAAACTATATAGGATATTATACTAATAAATTAATTGAGATATTAAGAACTGAAAGAATATCAAAATTAGTAGTAGGCTATAATAAAGGGTGGAAACAAGAAATAAATATAGGAAGTAAGAACAATCAAAGTTTTGTAAATATACCATTTAAAAAGATCTTAGATATATTAAGATATAAATTAGATGATAACGGAATAGAGTATAAAGAACAAGAAGAAAGTTATACTTCAAAAGCAAGTTATCTTGATAATGATGAAATACCAATATATAAAGAAGAAACAAATGAAATAAAATTTAGTGGTAGAAGAATAAAAAGAGGCATTTATAAATCTAAACAAGGCAAGATAATAAATGCCGATTTGAATGGAGCATTGAATATATTAAAGAAGTCAGGAGAGAAACTAATAGAAGAATTAGAATATTTAAGATTTGATAATATATGTAGTGGTATAATAGAATTGTAA
- a CDS encoding IS3 family transposase (programmed frameshift), with amino-acid sequence MINKYDIEFKKKIVRLFLEEGRTKKSISTEFSVSVATISNWVRQFRDECQINEKANHEYDYMKENLRLRKELEETKKENEFFKKSSGILREGNRLMAYRFIQKYSFLFGVRWLLRRLNIYPNAYYNYLKNRKKESIQEKENIKSKIKEIYHSNNGILGHRQIKKFLQRLYNINISKTTAHKYLNKELKLSSITRVKRLNYKKGKPHKIFENLLNQNFYVSEPNKIWCTDFTYLKLTDGSFRYNCSILDLYDRSIVSSITAKEMTSDLAIKTLERALRKVTKIRNKIILHSDQGSQYSSKKFVEYCEKNMIQQSMSRAGCPYDNAPMERYFNTLKNELINHYYYKTEKEIYESIEEFAYVWYNHVRPHSYNDYMTPYEKRRSFKKINKEINFN; translated from the exons ATGATTAATAAATATGATATTGAATTTAAGAAGAAAATTGTTAGACTTTTCCTTGAAGAAGGTAGAACTAAAAAGAGTATATCTACTGAGTTCTCTGTTTCTGTTGCTACTATTTCTAATTGGGTTAGACAATTCCGTGATGAATGCCAAATTAATGAAAAAGCCAATCATGAATACGACTATATGAAAGAAAATCTTAGACTTCGTAAAGAACTTGAAGAAACTAAAAAAGAAAATGAATTCT TTAAAAAAAGCAGCGGCATTCTTCGCGAAGGAAATCGATTAATGGCTTATCGTTTCATTCAAAAATATAGTTTTCTATTTGGAGTTAGATGGTTATTAAGAAGACTTAATATCTATCCTAATGCTTATTACAATTATCTTAAAAATAGGAAAAAGGAAAGTATTCAGGAAAAAGAAAATATAAAAAGTAAAATTAAAGAGATTTATCATTCTAATAATGGTATATTAGGTCATAGACAAATTAAAAAATTTTTACAAAGATTGTATAACATTAATATTAGTAAGACTACTGCGCATAAATATTTAAATAAGGAGTTAAAACTTTCTTCTATTACAAGAGTTAAGAGACTTAACTATAAAAAGGGAAAGCCTCATAAAATTTTTGAAAATTTATTGAACCAAAATTTCTATGTCTCAGAACCCAACAAAATCTGGTGTACAGATTTCACATATTTAAAATTAACAGATGGAAGTTTTAGATACAACTGTAGTATTTTAGATTTATATGACAGAAGCATAGTATCTAGCATAACAGCTAAAGAAATGACAAGTGATTTAGCGATAAAAACATTAGAAAGAGCATTAAGAAAAGTAACAAAAATAAGGAATAAGATAATATTACATAGTGATCAAGGAAGCCAATATTCTTCAAAGAAATTTGTAGAGTATTGTGAAAAAAATATGATACAACAAAGTATGAGTAGAGCAGGATGTCCCTATGATAATGCACCAATGGAGAGATATTTTAATACATTAAAAAATGAGTTAATAAATCATTACTATTACAAGACAGAAAAAGAAATATATGAATCAATAGAGGAATTTGCATATGTGTGGTATAACCATGTAAGACCACATTCTTATAATGATTATATGACACCATATGAGAAAAGAAGGAGCTTTAAAAAGATAAATAAAGAAATTAATTTTAATTAG
- the trpS gene encoding tryptophan--tRNA ligase, with translation MKRSLSGIQPSGILHIGNYFGAMKQFVDLQDSYDGFYFIADYHSLTSLTKAETLRQDTYNIVLDYLAVGLDPNKSTIYLQSNIPEHTEMTWLLSNITPVGLLERGHSYKDKIAKGIPANTGLLTYPVLMAADILIYDTDVVPVGKDQKQHLEMTRDIAMKFNQQYEVDFFKLPEPFILDDSAIVPGTDGQKMSKSYNNTINMFVTKKKLKEQVMSIVTDSTPLEEPKNPDNNIAKIYALFNNIDKQNELKDKFLAGNFGYGHAKTELLNSILDYFGKAREKREELEKDMDYVKDVLNEGSKKARAIAIEKIRKAKEIVGLVGNIY, from the coding sequence ATGAAAAGAAGTTTATCAGGCATACAACCAAGTGGAATTTTACATATAGGAAATTATTTTGGAGCAATGAAACAATTTGTTGATTTACAAGATAGTTATGATGGTTTTTACTTTATTGCTGATTATCATTCTTTAACATCACTAACAAAGGCTGAAACTCTAAGACAAGATACATATAATATAGTTTTAGATTATTTAGCTGTTGGACTTGATCCAAATAAATCAACAATATATTTACAATCAAATATCCCTGAACATACTGAAATGACATGGCTTCTTTCAAATATAACTCCTGTTGGTCTTTTAGAAAGAGGGCATTCATACAAAGATAAGATTGCTAAAGGTATTCCTGCCAATACAGGACTTTTAACTTATCCTGTTTTAATGGCAGCAGATATATTAATTTATGATACTGATGTTGTTCCTGTTGGTAAAGATCAAAAGCAACATTTAGAAATGACAAGAGATATTGCTATGAAATTTAATCAACAATATGAAGTAGACTTTTTTAAATTACCTGAACCATTTATCTTAGATGATTCTGCTATTGTTCCTGGAACAGATGGACAAAAAATGAGTAAATCTTATAATAACACTATCAATATGTTTGTTACAAAGAAAAAATTAAAAGAACAGGTTATGAGTATAGTTACTGATTCAACTCCTCTTGAAGAGCCTAAGAATCCAGATAATAATATAGCTAAAATCTATGCTCTTTTTAATAATATAGATAAGCAAAATGAGTTAAAGGATAAATTTTTAGCTGGAAACTTTGGCTATGGACATGCAAAAACTGAGCTTTTAAATTCTATACTTGATTATTTTGGAAAAGCAAGAGAAAAAAGAGAAGAACTTGAAAAAGATATGGATTATGTAAAAGATGTTTTAAATGAAGGTTCTAAAAAAGCAAGAGCTATTGCTATTGAAAAAATAAGAAAAGCCAAAGAAATAGTAGGGCTTGTTGGAAATATATACTAA
- the gltX gene encoding glutamate--tRNA ligase, protein MCVDCKKRVRTRVAPSPTGDPHVGTAYIALFNIAFAHVNGGDFILRIEDTDRNRYTEGSEQMIFDALKWLDLDYSEGPDVGGDYGPYRQSERFDLYGKYAKELVEKGGAYYCFCDHERLENLRERQKAMGLPPGYDGHCRSLSKEEIEEKLKAGVPYVIRLKMPYEGETVIHDRLRGDVVFENSKIDDQVLLKADGYPTYHLANIVDDHLMGITHVIRAEEWIPSTPKHIQLYKAFGWEAPEFIHMPLLRNDDRSKISKRKNPVSLIWYKEEGYLKEGLVNFLGLMGYSYGDGQEIFTLQEFKDNFNIDKVTLGGPVFDLVKLGWVNNQHMKMKDLGELTRLTIPFFVNEGYMTNENVSEKEFETLKKIVGIEREGAKTLRELAKNSKFFFVDEFSLPELKEDMDKKERKSVEKLLNSLKDEVGLKSIKLFTEKLEKWEGNEFTAEEAKDLLHSLLDDLKEGPGKIFMPLRAVLTGATKGADLYNILYVIGKERALKRIQDTVKKYNIAL, encoded by the coding sequence ATGTGTGTTGATTGTAAAAAAAGAGTTAGAACAAGAGTAGCACCTTCTCCAACGGGAGACCCTCATGTTGGAACAGCATATATTGCATTGTTTAATATTGCATTTGCTCATGTAAATGGTGGAGATTTTATATTAAGAATAGAGGATACAGATAGAAATAGATATACAGAAGGTTCAGAACAAATGATATTTGACGCTTTAAAATGGCTAGATTTAGATTATTCAGAAGGACCTGATGTAGGTGGAGATTATGGACCATATAGACAATCAGAAAGATTTGATTTATATGGAAAATATGCAAAAGAATTAGTTGAAAAAGGCGGAGCATACTATTGTTTCTGTGACCATGAAAGATTAGAAAATTTAAGAGAAAGACAAAAAGCAATGGGCTTGCCTCCTGGATATGATGGACATTGTCGTTCATTGTCTAAAGAAGAAATTGAAGAAAAACTTAAAGCAGGAGTTCCTTATGTAATAAGACTTAAAATGCCATATGAAGGAGAAACTGTAATTCATGATAGATTAAGAGGAGATGTTGTTTTTGAAAATAGCAAGATAGATGACCAAGTTCTATTGAAAGCTGATGGATATCCAACTTATCACCTGGCAAATATAGTTGATGATCATTTAATGGGAATAACTCATGTTATAAGAGCAGAAGAATGGATACCTTCAACTCCTAAACATATACAATTATATAAAGCATTTGGTTGGGAAGCACCTGAATTTATACATATGCCTCTTTTAAGAAATGACGATAGATCCAAAATTTCTAAAAGAAAAAATCCAGTTTCTTTAATTTGGTATAAAGAAGAAGGATATTTAAAAGAGGGATTAGTAAATTTCTTAGGGTTAATGGGATATTCTTATGGAGATGGACAAGAAATATTTACTTTACAAGAATTTAAAGATAACTTTAATATAGATAAAGTTACTTTGGGTGGACCTGTATTTGACCTAGTTAAGTTAGGTTGGGTAAATAATCAACATATGAAAATGAAAGATTTAGGAGAACTTACAAGATTGACTATTCCATTTTTTGTAAATGAAGGATATATGACTAATGAAAATGTAAGTGAAAAAGAATTTGAAACTTTAAAGAAAATTGTAGGAATTGAAAGAGAAGGAGCAAAAACTTTAAGAGAATTAGCTAAAAATTCAAAATTTTTCTTTGTTGATGAATTTTCTTTACCTGAACTAAAAGAAGATATGGATAAAAAAGAAAGAAAAAGTGTAGAGAAACTTTTAAATTCTTTAAAAGATGAAGTTGGTTTAAAATCAATAAAATTATTTACAGAAAAATTAGAAAAATGGGAAGGAAATGAATTTACAGCTGAAGAAGCTAAAGATTTATTACACTCATTACTTGATGACTTAAAAGAAGGACCAGGAAAGATATTTATGCCTTTAAGAGCTGTTTTAACAGGAGCTACTAAAGGAGCAGATTTATATAATATTCTTTATGTAATTGGAAAAGAAAGAGCATTAAAAAGAATACAAGATACTGTTAAAAAATATAATATAGCTTTATAA
- a CDS encoding membrane-binding protein → MKKVFNILLIALILTILWILFLIINPSSSEIQGIKSVKTEYDNYYTEIDKKIEKEFNKNPKKLYEERKTNLKRVNLDLKFGRVRRYLGDNEYIFGFSGNGKLILVLKKDSPDTNNGVLKYLYDNQSLKEIGYIEGKNLDFSGKFQFFNEKGTLITERQYYQGKLEGLEKIFLEDGKLEEERTYKNNLIDGEEIYYYEDGKVAQKNQYIVGKMEGESLSYYDNGEISAKINYKNDKRDGVYFLYYENGIKKEEGYLKNDKLEGISKIYYESGKLHQTAHNKDGKKNGTIIRYYENGIQEHEWNYKDDVLDGFEISYYESGKVKTRIYYKDGKLQGEGLSFYESGKIMEKGYYKDDFFDGQYNMYYENGKPQEIYNYIAGKLNGEYKLYYENGNLEEIGNYVDNKLEGKVLQYYEDGKLEETGTYKNGKIDGEYFHYDKVGKLVEKQIYKNGNLISTEEFQKVEEVKNEGNKSEAIR, encoded by the coding sequence ATGAAAAAAGTATTTAATATTCTACTAATAGCATTAATACTTACAATACTTTGGATTTTATTTTTGATAATAAATCCTAGTTCTTCTGAAATACAAGGTATTAAATCAGTAAAAACAGAATATGATAACTATTATACAGAAATAGATAAAAAGATAGAAAAAGAATTTAATAAAAACCCAAAAAAGCTATATGAAGAAAGAAAAACTAATTTAAAAAGAGTAAACCTAGATTTAAAGTTTGGTAGAGTTAGAAGATATCTAGGAGACAATGAATATATTTTTGGTTTTTCTGGTAACGGAAAATTAATATTAGTTTTAAAGAAAGATAGTCCAGATACTAATAATGGAGTACTAAAATATCTTTATGATAATCAGTCACTAAAAGAAATAGGATATATTGAAGGAAAGAATTTAGATTTCTCTGGAAAGTTTCAATTTTTTAATGAAAAGGGTACTTTAATAACTGAAAGACAATACTATCAAGGTAAACTAGAAGGTTTAGAAAAAATATTTTTAGAAGATGGGAAATTAGAAGAAGAAAGAACATATAAAAATAATCTTATTGATGGGGAAGAAATATATTACTATGAAGATGGAAAAGTAGCTCAAAAAAATCAATATATAGTAGGAAAAATGGAGGGAGAGTCTTTAAGTTACTATGATAATGGAGAAATTTCAGCAAAGATAAACTATAAAAATGACAAACGAGATGGAGTATATTTTCTTTATTATGAAAATGGTATAAAAAAAGAGGAAGGTTATTTAAAAAATGATAAATTAGAAGGTATTTCTAAAATTTATTATGAAAGTGGAAAACTTCATCAAACAGCCCATAATAAAGATGGTAAAAAAAATGGTACTATAATTAGATATTATGAAAATGGGATACAAGAGCATGAATGGAATTATAAAGATGATGTTTTAGATGGATTTGAAATATCTTATTATGAAAGCGGAAAAGTAAAAACAAGAATTTATTATAAAGATGGAAAACTTCAAGGAGAAGGTCTTAGTTTCTATGAAAGTGGTAAAATTATGGAAAAAGGCTATTATAAGGATGATTTTTTTGATGGACAGTATAATATGTATTATGAAAATGGAAAACCTCAAGAAATTTATAATTATATAGCTGGTAAATTAAATGGAGAGTATAAGCTATATTATGAAAATGGAAATCTTGAGGAAATTGGAAATTATGTAGATAATAAATTAGAAGGAAAAGTTTTACAATATTATGAGGATGGAAAGTTAGAAGAAACAGGAACATATAAAAATGGAAAAATAGATGGAGAATATTTTCACTATGATAAAGTTGGAAAATTAGTTGAAAAACAGATATATAAAAATGGAAATTTAATAAGTACAGAAGAGTTTCAAAAAGTGGAGGAAGTAAAAAATGAAGGAAATAAGAGTGAAGCCATTAGATGA
- the prfB gene encoding peptide chain release factor 2 (programmed frameshift): MDILEIKREFLEMKEKTENIRRSFDLEKRKSIIKELEKLTFEDNFWSDKRKSSEIIKNMNFEKNIVSRYEKLATEIDDEEVLIDFVESGETSFENELSEKHKILKADIEEFEINLLLDGEYDMNNAIVTIHSGAGGTEACDWADMLYRMYLRWCNLKAYKVSELDFMEGDSVGVKSVTFLVEGINAYGYLKSEKGVHRLVRISPFDANKKRHTSFASVEVVPEVDENVEVEINPADIRIDTYRASGAGGQHVNMTDSAVRITHFPSGIVVTCQKERSQLSNRETAMKMLKSKLLELELKKKEEEMKKIQGEQSDIGWGNQIRSYVFQPYALVKDHRTNTEIGNVKAVMDGSIDEFINSYLRWIKNN, encoded by the exons ATGGATATATTAGAAATTAAAAGAGAATTTTTAGAAATGAAAGAAAAAACTGAAAATATTAGGAGGTCT TTTGACTTAGAAAAAAGAAAGTCAATTATAAAGGAATTAGAAAAATTAACTTTTGAAGACAATTTTTGGTCTGATAAAAGAAAAAGTTCAGAAATTATAAAAAATATGAATTTTGAAAAAAATATAGTTTCAAGATATGAAAAGTTAGCGACAGAAATTGATGATGAAGAAGTTTTAATTGATTTTGTTGAAAGTGGAGAAACTTCATTTGAAAATGAGCTTTCGGAAAAACATAAAATTTTAAAAGCTGATATAGAAGAATTTGAAATTAATTTGTTACTTGATGGAGAATATGATATGAATAATGCCATTGTAACAATTCATTCTGGTGCAGGTGGAACAGAAGCTTGTGACTGGGCTGATATGCTTTATAGAATGTATTTAAGATGGTGTAATTTAAAAGCCTATAAGGTATCAGAACTTGACTTCATGGAAGGGGATAGTGTAGGAGTAAAATCAGTTACATTTTTAGTTGAAGGAATAAATGCCTATGGTTATTTAAAGTCTGAAAAGGGAGTACATAGACTTGTTAGAATTTCACCTTTTGATGCCAATAAAAAAAGACATACTTCATTTGCCTCAGTTGAAGTTGTACCAGAAGTTGATGAAAATGTTGAAGTTGAAATAAATCCTGCTGATATTAGAATAGATACATATAGAGCGAGTGGAGCAGGTGGACAACATGTCAATATGACAGACTCTGCTGTAAGAATAACACATTTTCCAAGCGGGATAGTTGTAACTTGTCAAAAAGAAAGATCTCAACTTAGTAATAGAGAAACTGCTATGAAGATGTTAAAATCAAAATTACTTGAATTAGAATTAAAGAAAAAAGAAGAGGAAATGAAGAAAATTCAAGGTGAACAATCTGATATCGGTTGGGGAAATCAAATAAGATCTTATGTATTTCAACCTTATGCACTAGTAAAAGACCATAGAACTAATACTGAGATTGGAAATGTAAAAGCTGTTATGGATGGAAGTATTGATGAATTTATTAATTCATATTTAAGATGGATAAAAAATAATTAA
- the acpS gene encoding holo-ACP synthase: MIVGIGNDIIEIERIEKAISKEGFKNKVYTQRELENIGKRGNRTETYAGIFSAKEAISKAIGTGVREFSLTDLEILNNDLGKPYVVVSEKLDKILKNKKESYQIEISISHSKKYATAMAIIL; the protein is encoded by the coding sequence ATGATAGTTGGAATAGGTAATGATATTATAGAGATTGAAAGAATAGAAAAAGCTATTTCAAAAGAAGGTTTTAAAAATAAAGTCTATACTCAAAGAGAGTTAGAAAATATTGGAAAAAGAGGAAATAGAACAGAAACTTATGCAGGAATATTTTCTGCAAAGGAAGCTATTTCAAAAGCTATTGGGACAGGAGTTAGAGAATTTTCTTTAACAGATTTAGAAATATTAAATAATGATTTAGGAAAACCTTATGTTGTTGTATCAGAAAAATTAGATAAAATTTTAAAAAATAAAAAAGAGAGTTATCAAATTGAAATTTCAATTTCACACTCTAAAAAATATGCAACAGCAATGGCAATAATACTTTAA
- a CDS encoding TatD family hydrolase, which translates to MKIIDSHVHLNLQQFDNDREEVFKRIEEKLDFVVNIGFDLESSEKSVEYANKYPFIYAVIGFHPDEIEGYSDEVEKKLEELAKNPKVLAIGEIGLDYHWMTRPKEEQWDIFRKQLELARRVNKPVVIHTREAMEDTINILNEFPDITGILHCYPGSVETARRMIDRFYLGIGGVLTFKNAKKLVEVVKEIPIERLVIETDCPYMAPTPYRGQRNEPIYTEEVVKKMAELKNMSYEDVVRITNENTRKAFKML; encoded by the coding sequence ATGAAAATAATAGATTCACATGTTCATTTAAATTTACAACAATTTGACAATGATAGAGAAGAAGTTTTTAAAAGAATAGAAGAAAAATTAGATTTTGTTGTAAATATAGGATTTGATTTGGAAAGTAGTGAAAAAAGTGTAGAGTATGCAAATAAATATCCATTTATTTATGCAGTGATAGGTTTTCATCCAGATGAAATAGAAGGATATAGTGATGAGGTAGAAAAAAAATTGGAGGAACTTGCAAAGAATCCAAAAGTTTTAGCAATAGGAGAAATTGGTTTAGACTATCATTGGATGACAAGACCAAAGGAAGAACAATGGGATATTTTTAGAAAACAATTAGAATTAGCAAGGAGAGTAAATAAACCTGTTGTAATTCACACAAGAGAAGCTATGGAAGATACAATTAATATATTAAATGAATTTCCAGATATAACAGGTATTTTACATTGCTATCCTGGTTCTGTTGAAACAGCAAGAAGAATGATAGATAGATTTTATCTAGGTATAGGAGGAGTTTTAACTTTTAAGAATGCTAAAAAATTAGTAGAAGTTGTAAAAGAAATTCCAATAGAAAGATTAGTGATAGAAACTGATTGTCCATACATGGCACCAACTCCATATAGAGGACAAAGAAATGAGCCTATTTATACAGAAGAAGTTGTCAAGAAAATGGCAGAGCTTAAAAATATGAGCTATGAAGATGTAGTTAGAATTACAAATGAAAATACAAGAAAGGCATTTAAAATGTTATGA
- a CDS encoding PhzF family phenazine biosynthesis protein → MKIFVCDAFSSEIFKGNQAGVVILEEKENYPTETLMKNIAAELKHSETAFVKKVDNKKFKIRYFTPIEEVELCGHATISVFSALRELKLITTGKYIAETLAGNLEIIVDKDFIWMDMSSPKIECIFNLDEIKEIYSAFNLDIAQAQKNLIPKIVNTGLSDIIIPIKNKEVLDNFIMNKEKVIELSKKYKVVGAHLFTLDKDKKVTAFCRNIAPLVGIDEECATGTSNGALTHYLKDYNIISTKDINMFIQGEAMGRTSTILSKYKEDEKTIQVGGNAVISFECKLYK, encoded by the coding sequence ATGAAAATTTTTGTTTGTGATGCTTTTAGTTCTGAAATTTTTAAAGGAAATCAAGCTGGTGTTGTTATATTAGAAGAAAAAGAAAACTATCCTACTGAAACTTTAATGAAAAATATTGCAGCTGAATTAAAACATTCTGAAACTGCTTTTGTAAAGAAAGTTGATAATAAAAAATTTAAAATTAGATACTTTACTCCAATAGAAGAAGTTGAATTATGTGGACATGCAACAATTTCAGTTTTTTCTGCTTTAAGAGAATTAAAATTAATAACTACTGGTAAATATATTGCTGAAACATTAGCTGGAAATTTAGAAATAATAGTTGATAAAGATTTTATATGGATGGATATGAGTAGCCCAAAAATAGAGTGTATATTTAACTTAGATGAAATTAAAGAAATTTACTCTGCATTTAATTTAGATATAGCTCAAGCTCAAAAAAATTTAATTCCTAAAATCGTAAATACAGGTTTAAGTGATATTATTATTCCTATTAAAAATAAAGAAGTTTTAGATAATTTTATTATGAATAAAGAAAAAGTAATAGAGCTTTCAAAAAAATATAAGGTTGTTGGAGCTCATCTATTTACACTTGATAAAGATAAAAAAGTAACTGCTTTTTGTAGAAATATTGCTCCCTTAGTTGGTATAGATGAAGAATGTGCAACTGGAACTTCAAATGGTGCTTTAACCCATTATTTAAAAGATTACAATATTATTTCAACCAAAGACATAAATATGTTTATTCAAGGTGAAGCTATGGGAAGAACTTCAACTATACTTAGTAAATATAAAGAAGATGAAAAAACTATACAGGTTGGAGGAAATGCAGTAATTTCTTTTGAGTGTAAACTTTATAAATAA
- a CDS encoding ABC transporter ATP-binding protein, which yields MAMLEVKDLQVFYDNIQALKGISLEINEGEVVSIIGANGAGKTTTLQTISGLITPKSGSIIFEGKNLLKEKAHNICKLGIAQVPEGRRIFSQLAVKDNLKLGQFTIKDSAEKKEEDRANFYKVFPRMSERKNQLAGTLSGGEQQMLAMGRALMSRPKLLILDEPSMGLSPLFVKEIFEVIKQLKEKGTTILLVEQNAKMALSISDRAYVIETGEIVLEGKAKDLLYNDRVKKAYLGG from the coding sequence ATGGCAATGTTAGAAGTAAAAGACCTACAAGTTTTCTATGATAATATACAAGCTCTTAAAGGAATTTCATTAGAAATTAATGAAGGAGAAGTTGTATCTATCATAGGGGCTAATGGTGCTGGAAAAACAACAACATTACAGACAATATCTGGACTTATAACTCCTAAAAGTGGTTCTATAATATTTGAAGGAAAAAATCTTTTAAAAGAGAAAGCTCATAATATTTGTAAATTGGGTATAGCACAAGTTCCAGAAGGAAGAAGGATTTTTTCACAACTTGCAGTTAAAGATAATTTAAAATTAGGACAATTTACTATAAAAGATAGTGCTGAGAAAAAAGAAGAAGATAGAGCAAACTTCTATAAAGTTTTTCCTAGAATGTCTGAAAGAAAAAATCAGTTGGCAGGAACATTATCTGGTGGAGAACAACAGATGCTTGCTATGGGAAGAGCTTTGATGAGTAGACCTAAACTTTTAATTTTAGATGAACCATCAATGGGACTTTCACCACTATTTGTAAAAGAAATTTTTGAAGTCATAAAGCAGTTAAAAGAAAAAGGAACTACTATTTTATTAGTAGAACAAAATGCTAAGATGGCACTATCTATTTCTGATAGAGCTTATGTTATTGAAACAGGAGAGATAGTTCTTGAAGGAAAAGCAAAGGATCTGCTATATAATGATAGAGTAAAGAAAGCTTATCTTGGAGGATAG